The DNA window CCTGAGGTCGAGGCGACGGTGAAGGCGAAAGGGACGGTGCCCTTTTGTCGAGCCCGAGCCGAAGGTTAGGCTGCCAAGTTGCACATCTCGTAGTAGAGTCCTCGGATCCAACGATTCGCCACCGCCGCAGTGATCACGTTCGATGGCTTGCCTCGATCTTTCATTCGGTCGGCGAACTCCACCCAGTGATCGTCCAGTCGCCGCAGTCGCTGGGCCGCTTCGATGAGTACCCGGCGAAGTTCCCGATTGCCTGCCTTGATCAAGCCGGCGTCGGCTTGCCGCTGACCGCTCGAGGCGTTGCGAGGTGTCACCGCACAAAAACGAGCCAACTGCTTGCCACTGCGGAAACGATCGAATCGACCGATCTCCGCCCGTAGCGTGGCTGCGGTCACCAGTCCGACGCCGCTTTGCTCGAGCAGCTTCGTCGCCACCAGATCACCTGTGAGCATGCTTGTCAGACGTT is part of the Novipirellula artificiosorum genome and encodes:
- a CDS encoding transposase, which produces APENIRELRRLVRYRQQQVNHRRNVKLRVRALLRDQRAKSPAEINPWTKAWRAWAENCTEIGENSRWILGEHFAEIETLNVKIRNIEKRLTSMLTGDLVATKLLEQSGVGLVTAATLRAEIGRFDRFRSGKQLARFCAVTPRNASSGQRQADAGLIKAGNRELRRVLIEAAQRLRRLDDHWVEFADRMKDRGKPSNVITAAVANRWIRGLYYEMCNLAA